One Nocardia iowensis DNA window includes the following coding sequences:
- a CDS encoding MarR family winged helix-turn-helix transcriptional regulator, with product MPDKPSAPRLPSRAEITEVIGFMPLIANFFDKARADMPAEHSASFTEHNLTSRHGAVCVQLVPAESLSVGELAGRMGLALSTVSELVGDLDRAGWVSRQPDPANRRRTLVALQPQWREHMETFVARRAEPLLAAMATLTPEQRAGFAAGLQAWAHEIRHWRD from the coding sequence ATGCCCGACAAGCCCAGCGCACCGAGACTTCCGAGCCGCGCGGAGATCACCGAGGTCATCGGCTTCATGCCGCTGATCGCGAACTTCTTCGACAAGGCCCGCGCCGACATGCCTGCCGAGCACAGCGCGTCCTTCACCGAGCACAACCTGACCTCGCGGCATGGCGCGGTATGCGTTCAACTCGTGCCGGCGGAGTCGTTGAGCGTCGGCGAGCTGGCCGGTCGGATGGGGCTGGCGTTGTCGACGGTCAGCGAGCTCGTCGGCGACCTCGACCGGGCCGGATGGGTGAGCAGGCAGCCCGATCCGGCCAACCGGCGGCGCACTCTTGTTGCGCTGCAACCGCAGTGGCGCGAGCACATGGAGACCTTCGTCGCCCGCCGGGCCGAACCGCTACTGGCCGCGATGGCAACACTCACCCCCGAGCAGCGGGCCGGATTCGCGGCCGGACTACAGGCGTGGGCGCACGAAATCCGGCACTGGCGCGATTGA
- a CDS encoding amidohydrolase family protein — protein sequence MHLRGVVLPDAEVRDLWVRDGLVSFEPVPGAETLCRTGWIVPGLVDAHCHVGIRYGGGDEDREGAIAQAETERDAGALLLRDAGSPIDTRFIDDHEELPRIIRAGRHIARPRRYIRELGIELDDERDLPEIVAEQARFGDGWVKIVGDWIDRSVGDLRPLWSDAILKEAIDAAHANGARVTAHVFGEDALPGLLDAGIDCIEHGTGLTDDTIEMMVEHGTALVPTLVNIDTFPEIADSAGKFPTYAAHMRDLHRRVRNTVANAHDAGIPIFAGTDAGGSIRHGRIADEITALGGAGLSKHDALGAASWNARTWLGRPGIEHGASADFVVYQEDPRTNPETLTAPYAVILRGRLYADHGPITGHR from the coding sequence GTGCATCTGCGAGGTGTGGTTCTCCCCGATGCGGAAGTCCGGGATCTCTGGGTGCGGGACGGGCTGGTGTCGTTCGAGCCGGTGCCGGGCGCCGAAACGCTGTGCCGCACAGGGTGGATCGTGCCGGGACTGGTCGACGCGCACTGTCACGTCGGGATCCGGTACGGCGGGGGAGACGAGGATCGCGAGGGGGCCATCGCGCAGGCCGAGACCGAACGCGATGCGGGTGCGCTGCTGTTGCGCGATGCGGGCTCACCCATCGACACCCGCTTCATCGATGACCACGAGGAACTGCCGCGGATCATCCGCGCGGGCCGCCATATCGCCCGTCCCCGCCGCTATATTCGCGAACTCGGCATCGAACTCGACGACGAACGCGATCTCCCGGAGATCGTCGCCGAGCAGGCCCGCTTCGGCGACGGCTGGGTGAAAATCGTCGGCGACTGGATCGACCGCTCCGTCGGCGACCTGCGCCCACTCTGGAGCGACGCGATCCTCAAGGAGGCCATCGACGCCGCCCACGCCAACGGCGCCAGGGTCACCGCGCACGTGTTCGGCGAGGACGCGCTACCCGGCCTGCTCGACGCGGGCATCGACTGCATCGAACACGGCACCGGCCTCACCGACGACACCATCGAGATGATGGTCGAACACGGTACCGCCCTGGTGCCGACTCTGGTCAACATCGACACCTTCCCCGAAATCGCCGACAGCGCAGGCAAATTCCCCACCTATGCCGCCCACATGCGGGACCTGCACCGCCGCGTCCGCAACACCGTGGCCAACGCGCACGACGCGGGCATTCCCATCTTCGCGGGTACCGACGCGGGCGGCTCCATCCGCCACGGCCGCATCGCCGACGAGATCACCGCCCTCGGCGGCGCGGGTCTGTCCAAGCACGACGCCCTTGGTGCCGCCTCTTGGAATGCCCGGACCTGGCTCGGCCGCCCCGGCATCGAGCACGGGGCGTCCGCTGATTTCGTTGTGTACCAAGAAGACCCACGCACAAACCCGGAGACGCTTACCGCGCCCTACGCCGTGATCCTGCGCGGGCGTCTATACGCCGATCACGGCCCCATCACCGGCCACCGTTAG
- the ffh gene encoding signal recognition particle protein: MFESLSDRLTGALKDLRGKGRLSPADIDATCREIRLALLEADVALPVVRGFIARIKERAKGAEVSAALNPAQQVVKIVNEELVGILGGETRRLTLAKNPPTVVMLAGLQGAGKTTLAGKLAKWLKGQGHQPLLVACDLQRPGAVTQLQVVGERAGVPVFAPHGGTSIGGGDNALGVTAADPVEVARGGIAEARAKQYDVVIVDTAGRLGIDEELMRQAAGIRDAVQPDETLFVLDAMIGQDAVTTAEAFRDGVGFTGVVLTKLDGDARGGAALSVREVTGAPIMFASTGEKLEDFDVFHPDRMASRILGMGDVLSLIEHAEQIYDQEQAEEAARKIGSGEMTLEDFLDQMLAIRKMGPIGNLLGMLPGAGQMKDALAAVDDKQLDRVQAIIRGMTPAERDNPKIINASRRLRIANGSGVQVSEVNQLVDRFFEAKKMMAMMGRQMGMPGARRGNNKKGKKGKKGGRGPTPPKVRGGLPGMPAGMPGLPAGMPDISNMPAGLDQLPPGLEGFDLSKLKFPKK; this comes from the coding sequence GTGTTCGAATCCCTGTCCGACCGGCTTACCGGTGCCCTCAAGGATCTGCGCGGTAAGGGGCGTCTGTCACCGGCCGACATCGACGCCACCTGTCGGGAGATCCGGCTAGCCCTGCTCGAAGCCGACGTCGCGCTGCCGGTGGTGCGCGGTTTCATCGCCCGGATCAAGGAGCGCGCCAAGGGCGCCGAGGTCTCCGCGGCGCTGAACCCCGCACAGCAGGTCGTCAAGATCGTCAACGAGGAGCTCGTCGGCATCCTCGGCGGCGAGACGCGCAGGCTGACGCTGGCCAAGAACCCGCCGACCGTGGTCATGCTCGCCGGTCTGCAGGGTGCCGGTAAGACCACCCTCGCGGGCAAGCTCGCGAAATGGCTGAAGGGACAAGGACATCAGCCGTTGCTGGTGGCCTGTGACCTGCAGCGGCCCGGTGCCGTAACCCAGCTGCAAGTGGTCGGTGAGCGGGCGGGTGTGCCCGTGTTCGCGCCGCACGGCGGCACCTCCATCGGCGGCGGCGACAACGCGCTCGGCGTCACCGCGGCCGACCCGGTCGAGGTCGCCCGCGGCGGCATCGCCGAGGCCCGCGCCAAGCAGTACGACGTGGTCATCGTCGACACCGCCGGTCGCCTCGGCATCGACGAAGAGCTGATGCGCCAGGCCGCGGGCATTCGCGACGCCGTGCAGCCGGACGAGACGCTGTTCGTGCTCGACGCCATGATCGGTCAGGACGCCGTCACCACCGCGGAAGCCTTCCGCGACGGCGTCGGCTTCACCGGTGTCGTGCTCACCAAGCTCGACGGTGACGCCCGCGGTGGTGCGGCGCTGTCGGTGCGCGAAGTGACCGGCGCGCCGATCATGTTCGCGTCCACCGGTGAGAAGCTCGAGGACTTCGACGTCTTCCACCCGGACCGAATGGCTAGCCGCATCCTCGGCATGGGCGACGTGCTCAGCCTGATCGAGCACGCCGAACAGATTTACGACCAGGAACAGGCCGAGGAAGCCGCCCGCAAGATCGGCAGCGGCGAGATGACGCTCGAGGACTTTCTCGATCAGATGCTCGCCATCCGCAAGATGGGCCCGATCGGCAACCTGCTCGGCATGCTGCCCGGCGCGGGTCAGATGAAGGACGCGCTGGCCGCGGTCGACGACAAGCAGCTCGACCGGGTGCAGGCGATCATCCGCGGCATGACTCCTGCCGAACGAGACAACCCGAAGATCATCAACGCCTCCCGCCGGCTGCGCATCGCCAACGGCTCCGGCGTCCAGGTCTCCGAGGTCAATCAACTCGTCGACCGCTTCTTCGAAGCCAAGAAGATGATGGCGATGATGGGCCGCCAGATGGGCATGCCCGGTGCCCGCCGCGGCAACAACAAAAAAGGCAAGAAGGGCAAGAAGGGCGGTCGCGGCCCTACCCCGCCCAAGGTGCGCGGCGGCCTCCCCGGCATGCCCGCCGGAATGCCCGGTCTGCCCGCGGGCATGCCGGACATCTCCAACATGCCCGCCGGTCTCGACCAGCTCCCGCCGGGTCTCGAAGGCTTCGACCTGTCGAAGCTGAAGTTCCCCAAGAAGTAG
- a CDS encoding [protein-PII] uridylyltransferase, whose amino-acid sequence MGGGFVDSQHDGDRTVTGEANGGKVSNGAADLVRARTQLLDGGVPRNPRLDAESLRQALVDLYELWLTSKGTELGITSDSGLAVVAVGGLGRGEMLPYSDLDLVLLHDDVDPARVAEVADQLWYPLWDAHIKLDHSVRTVPQALRVASDDLIAALGMLEARHIVGDQDLSNLLIGGVRREWRTGIRSRFDELIAQTEARWQRSGEIAHRAEPDLKNGRGGLRDIQLLDALAIAQLTDAMPGLGPEVPGGGLKHAHRRLLDVRTELHRVAGRARDQLRAQDADEIGAALRIGDRFDLARTLSDSARTVSYSVDVGLRTAANALPRRGLARLRRMPVRRPIDEGVVEHAGEVVLARDARPQRDPGLILRVAAASAQTGLPMSATTLNRLSEDAPELREPWPKDALNDLLVLLGAGRGAIDAIEALDRTGLWGRLLPEWGAVRDLPPRDALHTWTVDRHLMETVSYASAISTRVARPDLLALGALLHDIGKGRAGDHSVVGAELATHIGRRLGLWPSDVRTLSALVRHHLLLPDTATRRDLSDPATVQFVVDALDGDPELLELLHTLAEADSLATGPGVWGDWKASLIGDLVRRCRLVMAGGELPTPEPIAPELVAKAKAGGVHVELKPGESKYTYTVTVIAPDSTGLLSDAAGVLALHSLRVLSAALGVEGDSAIDTFVVSPKFGDPPDAGLLRQELIRAIAGDLDVPAVLAKREREAGGVGPGQYAQAQPRVLWSGTSVPGQVLLELRAEDRIGVLSRLAAALEGCGADVRWAKVVTMGSAVVDTFCLDLGAEDGPDRRTAIEKAILAVVPRPAPKKPEDGMPGPEILDS is encoded by the coding sequence ATGGGCGGTGGGTTTGTGGATAGTCAGCACGACGGTGACCGGACGGTGACCGGAGAAGCCAACGGCGGCAAGGTATCCAATGGCGCGGCCGATCTGGTCCGCGCTCGAACCCAACTGCTCGACGGCGGTGTGCCGCGCAATCCTCGGCTCGATGCCGAGTCGCTGCGGCAAGCCCTGGTCGACCTCTACGAGTTGTGGCTCACCAGCAAGGGCACCGAACTCGGCATCACCAGCGACAGCGGTTTGGCCGTGGTCGCGGTCGGCGGACTCGGCCGCGGCGAAATGCTGCCGTACTCCGATCTGGACCTGGTGCTGCTGCACGACGACGTCGACCCGGCCCGGGTCGCCGAGGTCGCCGACCAGCTCTGGTATCCGCTGTGGGACGCCCACATCAAGCTCGACCACAGCGTGCGGACCGTGCCGCAGGCGCTGCGGGTGGCATCCGACGATCTGATCGCCGCGCTCGGCATGCTCGAGGCCAGGCACATCGTCGGCGATCAGGATCTGAGCAATCTGCTGATCGGCGGGGTGCGCCGGGAGTGGCGGACCGGAATCCGTTCCCGGTTCGACGAACTGATCGCCCAGACCGAGGCGCGCTGGCAGCGCAGTGGCGAGATCGCGCACCGCGCCGAACCCGACCTGAAGAACGGACGCGGCGGCCTGCGCGACATTCAACTGCTCGATGCGCTCGCCATCGCTCAATTGACCGATGCCATGCCAGGACTCGGTCCCGAGGTGCCCGGTGGTGGTCTGAAACACGCTCACCGTCGTTTGCTGGATGTTCGCACTGAGCTACATCGAGTCGCGGGCCGGGCCCGTGACCAGCTGCGCGCGCAGGATGCCGACGAGATCGGCGCGGCGCTGCGGATCGGCGACCGGTTCGATCTCGCACGCACGCTGAGCGATTCGGCGCGGACGGTGAGTTACTCCGTCGATGTCGGATTGCGCACGGCCGCCAACGCGCTGCCGCGTCGCGGTCTGGCCCGCCTGCGCCGCATGCCGGTGCGTCGGCCGATCGACGAAGGAGTGGTCGAGCACGCAGGCGAGGTGGTGCTGGCCAGGGACGCGCGGCCGCAGCGCGATCCGGGGCTCATTCTGCGAGTCGCGGCCGCCTCGGCGCAGACCGGACTGCCGATGTCGGCGACCACGCTGAACCGGTTGTCCGAAGACGCGCCCGAGCTACGCGAGCCGTGGCCCAAGGACGCCCTCAACGACCTGCTGGTGCTGCTCGGCGCGGGCCGCGGCGCCATCGATGCGATCGAGGCACTCGATCGAACGGGCTTGTGGGGCAGGCTACTTCCGGAATGGGGTGCCGTTCGTGACCTGCCGCCGCGGGATGCCCTGCACACCTGGACCGTCGATCGGCACCTGATGGAGACGGTGTCCTACGCGAGCGCGATAAGTACGCGGGTGGCCCGGCCGGACCTGCTCGCGCTCGGCGCGCTGCTGCACGACATCGGCAAGGGCCGCGCGGGCGACCACAGCGTCGTCGGGGCCGAACTGGCGACGCACATCGGCCGTCGGCTCGGCCTCTGGCCATCGGACGTGCGCACCCTAAGCGCACTGGTCCGCCACCACTTGCTGCTCCCGGACACGGCGACCCGCCGCGATCTGTCCGACCCCGCCACCGTGCAGTTCGTGGTCGACGCGCTGGACGGCGACCCGGAACTGCTGGAATTGCTGCACACCCTGGCCGAAGCGGACTCGCTGGCCACCGGACCCGGTGTCTGGGGCGACTGGAAGGCCTCGCTCATCGGCGATCTCGTCCGCCGCTGCCGCCTGGTCATGGCGGGTGGCGAGCTGCCGACGCCGGAACCGATCGCGCCGGAACTGGTCGCCAAGGCCAAGGCGGGCGGTGTGCACGTCGAATTGAAGCCGGGGGAGAGCAAGTACACCTACACGGTCACCGTGATCGCCCCGGACAGCACGGGGCTGCTCTCCGATGCCGCCGGGGTGCTCGCCCTGCACTCGCTGCGGGTGCTTTCGGCCGCACTCGGCGTCGAAGGTGATTCCGCCATCGACACTTTCGTGGTTTCCCCCAAGTTCGGTGACCCGCCGGATGCCGGGCTGTTGCGTCAGGAACTCATCCGCGCCATCGCTGGCGACCTGGATGTTCCGGCGGTGCTCGCGAAGCGCGAGCGGGAAGCGGGCGGTGTCGGACCGGGTCAGTACGCGCAGGCCCAGCCGAGGGTGCTGTGGTCCGGTACCTCGGTGCCGGGGCAGGTGCTGCTGGAACTGCGTGCCGAGGACCGGATCGGCGTGCTGAGCCGGCTCGCCGCCGCGCTCGAGGGCTGCGGTGCCGACGTGCGCTGGGCAAAGGTGGTGACCATGGGTTCCGCGGTGGTCGACACCTTCTGCCTCGATCTCGGCGCCGAGGACGGCCCGGACCGCAGGACGGCCATCGAAAAGGCGATTCTGGCCGTCGTGCCGCGGCCAGCGCCGAAGAAACCCGAGGACGGCATGCCGGGGCCGGAGATCCTCGATTCCTGA
- a CDS encoding P-II family nitrogen regulator: protein MKLITAIVKPFTLEDVKTGLEQAGVLGMTVSEVQGYGRQKGHTEVYRGAEYSVDFVPKVRVEVVVDDASVDKVVEVIVEASRTGKIGDGKVWVTPVDTIIRVRTGERGTDAL from the coding sequence ATGAAACTGATCACCGCAATCGTCAAACCGTTCACGCTCGAGGATGTCAAGACCGGACTCGAGCAGGCGGGCGTGCTCGGCATGACCGTCAGCGAGGTGCAGGGTTACGGCCGCCAGAAGGGTCACACCGAGGTTTATCGCGGTGCCGAGTACTCCGTGGATTTTGTGCCCAAGGTTCGGGTCGAGGTGGTCGTCGACGACGCGTCGGTGGACAAGGTCGTCGAGGTGATCGTCGAGGCCTCGCGCACCGGCAAGATCGGTGACGGCAAGGTCTGGGTGACCCCGGTCGACACGATCATCAGGGTGCGGACCGGCGAACGCGGTACCGACGCGCTGTAA
- a CDS encoding ammonium transporter, which translates to MAFPLTGAPDTGDTAWMLASSALVLLMTPGLAFFYGGMVRSKNVLNMIMMSISAMGLVGVLWSLYGYSMAFGDNKFNVIGDPAQFFGLKGLIGGNAVAEVKDASGAVTTAATDIPLMGTIPMSVFVAFQLMFAIITVALISGAVADRLKFGSWLLFAGIWVTVVYFPVAHWVFDFDAKDADGNVIHEGGWIANKLLAVDFAGGTAVHINAGAAALALVLVLGKRRGWPTTPFRPHNLPFVMLGAGLLWFGWFGFNAGSALTSGGLAGSTFVITAIATAAAMLAWLLVEKFRDGKPTSLGAASGIVAGLVAITPSCSSVNVLGALAIGVVAGALCALAVGLKFKFGFDDSLDVVGVHLVGGIVGTLMVGLVAAPEAGAAKTGLFYGGGLDQLWRQAVGAGAVLAFSFIASLIIAYIVKFTIGLRASDEAESVGLDESEHAETAYDFAAVGNTARSAVKEA; encoded by the coding sequence GTGGCATTTCCCCTTACCGGCGCACCGGACACCGGTGACACCGCATGGATGCTGGCGAGTTCAGCGCTCGTGTTGTTGATGACGCCAGGTCTGGCATTTTTCTACGGCGGCATGGTCCGCTCGAAGAACGTGCTGAACATGATCATGATGAGCATCAGCGCCATGGGACTGGTCGGTGTGCTGTGGTCGCTGTATGGATACTCGATGGCATTCGGCGACAACAAGTTCAACGTGATCGGCGATCCCGCGCAGTTCTTCGGCCTGAAGGGGCTGATCGGCGGTAACGCGGTCGCCGAGGTCAAGGACGCCAGTGGCGCCGTCACCACGGCGGCCACCGACATCCCGCTCATGGGCACGATTCCGATGAGCGTGTTCGTCGCGTTCCAGCTGATGTTCGCCATCATCACGGTCGCCCTCATCTCGGGCGCGGTCGCCGACCGCCTGAAGTTCGGTTCCTGGCTGCTGTTCGCCGGCATCTGGGTCACCGTCGTCTACTTCCCGGTCGCGCACTGGGTCTTCGACTTCGACGCCAAGGACGCCGACGGCAACGTCATCCACGAAGGCGGCTGGATCGCCAACAAGCTCCTCGCGGTCGACTTCGCCGGTGGTACCGCCGTGCACATCAATGCCGGTGCGGCCGCGCTCGCGCTGGTGCTCGTCCTCGGCAAGCGCCGCGGCTGGCCGACGACTCCGTTCCGTCCGCACAACCTGCCGTTCGTCATGCTCGGCGCCGGTCTGCTGTGGTTCGGCTGGTTCGGTTTCAACGCGGGCTCCGCGCTCACCTCCGGTGGTCTGGCGGGCTCCACCTTCGTCATCACCGCCATCGCGACCGCGGCCGCCATGCTGGCCTGGCTGCTGGTGGAGAAGTTCCGTGACGGCAAGCCCACCTCGCTGGGCGCGGCGTCCGGCATCGTGGCGGGACTTGTCGCCATCACGCCGTCCTGTTCCTCGGTGAACGTGCTCGGCGCGCTCGCCATCGGCGTCGTGGCCGGCGCGCTCTGCGCCCTCGCGGTGGGTCTGAAGTTCAAATTCGGCTTCGACGACTCGCTCGACGTGGTCGGTGTGCACCTGGTCGGCGGCATCGTCGGCACCCTGATGGTGGGCCTGGTCGCCGCGCCGGAGGCGGGCGCCGCCAAGACCGGTCTGTTCTACGGTGGCGGCCTCGATCAGCTGTGGCGTCAGGCCGTCGGTGCCGGTGCGGTACTTGCCTTCTCCTTCATCGCCAGCCTGATCATTGCCTATATCGTGAAGTTCACCATTGGGCTGCGCGCGAGCGACGAAGCCGAGTCGGTGGGCTTGGACGAGTCCGAGCACGCGGAAACCGCCTACGATTTCGCCGCTGTGGGCAACACGGCACGTTCGGCCGTCAAGGAGGCATGA
- the ftsY gene encoding signal recognition particle-docking protein FtsY: MSSEAWILIAVAAALLLVVLVVGFVRYKRSRVSLTPPQSADKALTDKSGGYAASGGFNFSRGGTATKPEPQPVERTDTDGQPHVGDDAAIPRDAPKRGITNVQLPEADIAAAPDTEAPAAESRDAAVRAASGAAAADVETAPEETGAADTAESGTVPAGTDTAATPSDTAPADSAPAPAEIVEPAAPDTAAGAEAPAAVEEIDPTAGRLIRLRGRLARSQNAVGKSLLGLLGGGDLDDESWEEVEDTLVLADLGTASTAAVVARLREEMASRSVRTTDAARAVLRDVLIEALRPELDRSIRALPHPDHPAILLVVGVNGTGKTTTTGKLARVLVADGRRVLLGAADTFRAAAADQLQTWGERVGADTIRGKESADPAAVAFDAVTAGIERGVDAVLIDTAGRLHTKTGLMDELGKVKRVVEKKAAVDEVLLVLDATVGQNGLMQARVFAEVVDISGVVLTKLDGTAKGGIVFQVQHELGVPVKLVGLGEGADDLAPFEPGAFVDALLG; this comes from the coding sequence GTGAGTTCCGAAGCCTGGATCCTGATCGCCGTGGCCGCCGCCCTGCTGCTCGTGGTGCTTGTTGTCGGATTTGTCCGGTACAAGCGCTCTCGGGTCTCGCTGACGCCGCCGCAGAGCGCCGACAAAGCACTGACCGACAAGTCGGGTGGTTACGCGGCCTCGGGTGGCTTCAACTTCAGCCGCGGCGGCACCGCGACCAAGCCCGAGCCGCAACCGGTCGAGCGGACCGACACCGACGGTCAGCCGCACGTCGGCGACGACGCGGCCATCCCGCGCGACGCGCCGAAGCGGGGCATCACGAATGTCCAGCTGCCCGAGGCCGACATCGCCGCGGCGCCGGACACCGAGGCGCCTGCCGCTGAATCCCGAGACGCGGCGGTCCGTGCCGCATCCGGCGCGGCTGCCGCTGACGTGGAGACCGCGCCGGAGGAAACAGGCGCCGCGGACACGGCCGAGTCGGGTACGGTTCCCGCTGGCACCGACACGGCCGCGACTCCGTCGGACACCGCCCCGGCCGACTCCGCCCCTGCCCCCGCCGAAATCGTCGAACCCGCGGCTCCCGACACCGCCGCCGGTGCCGAAGCCCCGGCCGCCGTCGAGGAGATCGACCCCACCGCGGGCCGTCTGATCCGTCTGCGCGGCCGCCTGGCCCGCTCGCAGAACGCTGTCGGCAAGAGCTTGCTCGGCCTGCTCGGCGGCGGTGACCTGGACGACGAGTCGTGGGAGGAGGTCGAGGACACCCTGGTGCTTGCCGACCTCGGCACCGCCAGCACCGCCGCCGTGGTGGCGCGCCTGCGCGAGGAAATGGCCTCCCGCAGCGTCCGCACCACCGACGCGGCCCGCGCCGTTCTGCGTGACGTGCTGATCGAGGCGCTGCGCCCGGAACTCGACCGTTCGATCCGGGCCCTGCCGCACCCCGATCACCCGGCGATCCTGCTCGTCGTCGGCGTCAACGGCACCGGAAAGACCACCACCACCGGCAAACTCGCCCGCGTGCTCGTCGCTGACGGCCGCCGAGTGCTGCTCGGCGCGGCCGACACCTTCCGGGCCGCCGCCGCCGACCAGCTGCAGACCTGGGGCGAGCGGGTCGGCGCCGACACCATCCGCGGCAAGGAATCCGCCGACCCGGCCGCCGTCGCGTTCGACGCTGTAACCGCGGGCATCGAACGTGGTGTCGACGCCGTGCTCATCGATACCGCGGGCCGCCTGCACACCAAAACCGGCCTGATGGACGAGCTGGGCAAGGTCAAGCGGGTCGTGGAGAAGAAGGCCGCCGTCGACGAGGTGCTGCTGGTGCTCGACGCCACCGTCGGCCAGAACGGCCTGATGCAGGCCCGGGTTTTCGCCGAGGTCGTTGACATCAGTGGCGTGGTGCTCACCAAGCTCGACGGCACCGCGAAGGGCGGCATCGTCTTCCAGGTCCAGCACGAACTCGGCGTCCCGGTGAAGCTCGTCGGCCTCGGCGAGGGCGCCGACGACCTGGCCCCCTTCGAACCCGGCGCCTTCGTAGACGCCCTCCTCGGCTGA
- a CDS encoding DUF2237 family protein: MTDRNVLGGPLEECGTDPLTGFYRDGCCSTGPEDLGSHTVCTVVTAEFLEHQASIGNDLSTPRPENNFPGLQPGDRWCVVAVRWLHAHEDGVAAPVVLAATHENALEVISMDILRKYAVDVPDDVSDLL; this comes from the coding sequence GTGACCGATCGAAACGTGCTTGGGGGGCCGCTGGAAGAGTGCGGCACCGATCCTCTCACCGGCTTCTACCGGGACGGCTGCTGCAGCACCGGGCCGGAGGATCTCGGTAGCCACACCGTGTGCACCGTCGTCACGGCCGAGTTCCTGGAGCATCAGGCGTCCATCGGCAACGATCTGAGTACGCCGCGGCCGGAGAACAACTTCCCCGGCTTACAGCCGGGAGACCGTTGGTGCGTGGTGGCCGTGCGCTGGCTGCACGCACACGAGGACGGTGTCGCCGCACCCGTAGTACTGGCGGCAACGCACGAAAATGCCCTGGAAGTGATCTCGATGGACATCCTGCGCAAATACGCCGTAGACGTCCCCGACGACGTCAGCGACCTCTTGTAA
- a CDS encoding TetR/AcrR family transcriptional regulator, protein MTASVDAAPGTAARADARRNRALVLAAAQRAFAERGPTVSLAEVARRAGVGAGTVYRHFPTKSDLLEAVLQQRIDRLAKLAADYLGSPDPGVAFFEFCTEVVASTPGNQALCDLVQSDDGWPRALLMSAGARFHRALEALLLAAQRHGAVRDDIAVPDVLAIFTGCVAIQRLQQTTGRIDRTAAIVLDAMRPPSDVTNHPTEPNARNESTSRNETPQHRCPICDTALRHTGTGRRPRYCSSACRQKAHRQRTAARRP, encoded by the coding sequence ATGACAGCTTCAGTCGACGCCGCACCGGGCACCGCTGCGCGGGCCGACGCCAGGCGCAACCGCGCGCTGGTGCTGGCCGCGGCGCAGCGCGCATTCGCCGAGCGGGGGCCGACGGTGTCGCTGGCCGAAGTGGCGCGCCGGGCCGGGGTCGGCGCGGGCACCGTCTACCGGCACTTTCCGACGAAATCCGATCTGCTGGAAGCGGTTTTGCAGCAGCGCATCGATCGGCTGGCGAAGCTGGCGGCCGACTACCTCGGCTCGCCGGATCCGGGCGTGGCCTTCTTCGAGTTCTGCACCGAGGTCGTCGCCTCGACGCCGGGCAATCAGGCGCTGTGCGATCTGGTGCAATCCGATGACGGCTGGCCGCGTGCCCTGCTGATGAGCGCCGGAGCCCGATTCCATCGAGCGCTGGAGGCATTACTGCTGGCCGCGCAACGTCATGGCGCGGTGCGGGACGATATCGCGGTGCCTGATGTGCTGGCCATTTTCACCGGTTGCGTTGCCATCCAACGGCTTCAGCAGACCACCGGGCGCATCGATCGCACTGCCGCGATCGTCCTCGATGCCATGCGACCCCCGTCGGACGTAACGAATCATCCGACGGAGCCCAACGCCCGTAACGAATCAACGAGCCGTAACGAAACCCCACAGCACCGCTGCCCGATCTGCGATACCGCCCTACGCCACACCGGAACCGGCCGCCGCCCCCGCTACTGCTCGTCCGCATGCCGCCAAAAGGCACACCGTCAACGCACCGCCGCACGGCGACCATGA